Below is a genomic region from Bacteroidales bacterium.
TAGGACTAACCGATGAGGATTTCTTTAAATATGTTTCCGTAGAATTAGAGAAAAAAAATCGTCCTTTTGAAATATTATTGCAAAAGAAACAGGAGTTATTTATTGAATTACTACCTGAAATGAAGTTTGTTGACGATTTTTTACTATTCTACCAGGAAATAAAAAATAAAGGCATGAAAACGGCACTGGTAAGTTCAGTATCGACATACACATTCGAATTGGTAGATAAAAATTTCAATATAAGCCACTTATTCGACTTACTGGTGACCAAAAAGGATACCGTTCATCATAAACCCCATCCGGCCCCTTATATCAAAGCATTACAAAAACTACCGGCTTCCATAGAAAGTACCATTGTCATTGAAGATTCGCCGAATGGAATTACTTCTGCAAAGAAAGCAGGGTGTAAAGTTTTTGCATTAACCACTTCTTTTGGAGCTGAAAAATTGACAGAAGCAGATGAAATTTTTGGAAGTTATATGGAATTGTCAGGAAAACTTGGGCTTACATACGATTAACAATATTATAAAGCCCCGGCACGTACCCGGCTTAATGATTCGGGAGCCATCAGTAAATAAGACGATATATGGTTTACAGAAGCCCTTTTGGCTACTTCAGGATATTCCT
It encodes:
- a CDS encoding HAD family phosphatase; protein product: MINTIFFDLDGVIIDSEPIHAKAKKLTLDEYGIGYPASIFDDFIGLTDEDFFKYVSVELEKKNRPFEILLQKKQELFIELLPEMKFVDDFLLFYQEIKNKGMKTALVSSVSTYTFELVDKNFNISHLFDLLVTKKDTVHHKPHPAPYIKALQKLPASIESTIVIEDSPNGITSAKKAGCKVFALTTSFGAEKLTEADEIFGSYMELSGKLGLTYD